A window from Exiguobacterium marinum DSM 16307 encodes these proteins:
- the ffh gene encoding signal recognition particle protein — protein sequence MAFEGLSERLQSTLSKMRGKGKISEADVKEMMREVRLALLEADVNFKVVKQFVNDVKERAIGQDVMRSLTPGQQVVKIVHEELTNLMGSDVVPISFSQKPPTVVMMVGLQGAGKTTTTGKLANLIRKKHNRSPLLVAADIYRPAAIKQLETLGKQLDLPVFSLGDQVKPEEIVTKALEYAKTNHHDFVLIDTAGRLHIDETLMGELENVKTIAKPNEIFLVVDSMTGQDAVNVADSFNEKLGITGVVLTKLDGDTRGGAALSIKAVTGAPIKFVGLGEKLDALEPFHPERMASRILGMGDVLSLIEKAETQMDQDAAKELESKIRDASFTFDDFIEQLAQVKNMGPIDELLSMLPGAGKMKGLKNVQIDEKQLDHVEAIIRSMTKHERSNPEVLNASRRKRIAKGSGRSIQEVNRLIKQFDDMKKMMKQMSGQMKGKKKGLGLPFF from the coding sequence ATGGCATTTGAAGGATTATCAGAACGATTGCAATCGACACTTTCCAAAATGCGCGGTAAAGGAAAAATCTCGGAGGCCGATGTCAAAGAGATGATGCGTGAGGTTCGCCTCGCCCTTCTAGAAGCCGACGTCAACTTTAAAGTGGTCAAACAATTCGTCAATGACGTGAAAGAACGTGCGATTGGTCAGGATGTCATGAGATCATTGACGCCAGGACAACAAGTCGTCAAGATTGTTCACGAAGAGTTGACAAATTTGATGGGAAGCGACGTCGTCCCGATTTCATTTAGTCAGAAACCACCGACAGTCGTCATGATGGTCGGTCTGCAAGGTGCGGGTAAAACGACGACGACCGGGAAGCTAGCGAACTTGATTCGTAAAAAGCATAACCGCAGTCCACTTCTCGTCGCGGCGGATATTTATCGTCCGGCGGCAATCAAGCAACTTGAGACACTCGGAAAACAACTCGATTTACCGGTCTTTTCACTTGGTGATCAAGTGAAGCCGGAAGAGATTGTGACGAAAGCGCTCGAGTACGCAAAAACAAATCATCACGATTTCGTGTTGATCGATACGGCCGGTCGCCTTCATATCGATGAGACGCTCATGGGCGAGCTCGAAAATGTGAAGACGATTGCCAAACCAAATGAGATCTTCCTCGTCGTCGATTCGATGACGGGTCAAGATGCGGTCAATGTGGCCGACAGTTTCAATGAGAAACTCGGAATCACCGGGGTCGTGCTGACAAAGCTCGACGGAGATACACGAGGCGGGGCAGCCCTTTCGATTAAGGCAGTCACGGGAGCGCCGATTAAGTTCGTCGGTCTCGGAGAAAAGTTGGATGCCCTCGAACCGTTCCATCCAGAGCGCATGGCGTCACGCATTCTTGGAATGGGGGACGTGCTCTCACTCATTGAAAAAGCCGAGACACAGATGGACCAAGACGCAGCGAAAGAGCTAGAAAGCAAAATTCGTGATGCGTCGTTCACGTTCGATGATTTCATTGAACAGTTGGCTCAAGTGAAAAACATGGGACCAATTGATGAATTACTTTCGATGTTACCTGGTGCAGGTAAAATGAAAGGGTTGAAGAACGTCCAAATCGACGAGAAACAACTCGATCACGTCGAAGCGATCATTCGCTCGATGACGAAACATGAACGCTCCAACCCGGAAGTTCTCAATGCGAGTCGTCGTAAGCGAATCGCAAAAGGGAGCGGTCGCTCGATTCAAGAAGTGAACCGTCTCATCAAACAGTTCGATGACATGAAGAAGATGATGAAACAAATGTCAGGACAAATGAAAGGGAAGAAAAAAGGCCTCGGTCTTCCATTCTTCTAA
- a CDS encoding putative DNA-binding protein → MTLEKTNRMNYLIDFYQALLTPKQRNYMSLYYLDDYSLGEIAEEFEVSRQAVYDNIKRTETMLEQYEEKLALFEKFIERQQLLQTLKRQVELTDDVSATISALENLE, encoded by the coding sequence TTGACGCTCGAAAAAACGAATCGTATGAACTATCTCATCGATTTTTATCAAGCGCTCCTCACACCGAAACAGCGCAACTATATGTCTCTTTATTACCTAGATGACTACTCGCTCGGAGAGATTGCGGAAGAGTTTGAAGTCAGCCGTCAAGCGGTCTACGATAACATAAAGCGTACAGAAACGATGCTTGAACAGTACGAGGAAAAGCTAGCTCTATTCGAAAAATTCATAGAGCGCCAGCAACTTCTTCAGACCCTCAAACGTCAAGTCGAACTCACAGATGATGTGAGTGCTACGATATCTGCGCTTGAGAATTTAGAGTAG
- the ftsY gene encoding signal recognition particle-docking protein FtsY has protein sequence MSFFKKLKDKLTTSTQEVSQKFTDGLTKTRDGFASAVNDLVYRFREVDEDFFDELEDLLIQADVGVTTTMDLVEDLKEEVKRRNLKDPVLVRDALVEVVANRLQEDESDRELNMQDGLTVILFVGVNGVGKTTTIGKLAHQLKSEGRSVMLAAGDTFRAGAIEQLEVWGERVGVPVIRQTEGSDPAAVVYDAVQSAKSRNMDVLICDTAGRLQNKVNLMKELEKVKRVIEREIPNGPHEVLLALDATTGQNAMIQAKAFKEATNVSGIVLTKLDGTAKGGIVLAIRNELDIPVKYVGLGEKMDDLQVFNPEQFVLGLFGDVFEDKTQGDSTEKDDTNKDLA, from the coding sequence TTGAGTTTTTTTAAAAAGTTAAAAGATAAATTAACGACATCTACCCAAGAGGTGTCACAGAAGTTTACAGATGGATTGACGAAGACACGTGACGGATTTGCGAGTGCCGTCAATGACCTCGTCTATCGTTTCCGTGAGGTGGATGAGGATTTCTTCGATGAACTCGAAGATTTGCTCATCCAAGCGGACGTCGGTGTCACGACGACGATGGACCTCGTCGAAGACTTGAAGGAAGAAGTGAAACGACGCAATTTGAAAGACCCGGTCCTTGTCCGTGACGCACTCGTCGAGGTCGTAGCGAATCGGCTTCAAGAAGATGAATCGGATCGTGAACTCAATATGCAGGATGGACTCACTGTCATTTTGTTTGTCGGCGTCAACGGCGTCGGAAAGACGACGACGATTGGGAAACTGGCGCACCAATTGAAGTCAGAAGGTCGCTCCGTCATGCTCGCGGCAGGTGATACGTTCCGTGCCGGTGCTATAGAGCAACTTGAAGTGTGGGGAGAACGTGTCGGGGTGCCGGTCATTCGTCAAACGGAAGGATCGGACCCAGCGGCAGTCGTATACGATGCCGTTCAGTCTGCGAAGTCACGTAACATGGATGTACTCATCTGTGATACGGCAGGACGTCTCCAAAATAAGGTCAATTTAATGAAAGAGCTCGAGAAAGTGAAACGTGTCATCGAACGAGAAATTCCGAACGGACCACACGAAGTCTTGCTCGCACTCGATGCAACGACGGGACAAAACGCCATGATTCAAGCGAAAGCGTTCAAAGAGGCAACGAACGTAAGTGGGATCGTCTTGACTAAACTCGATGGGACGGCAAAGGGCGGAATTGTCCTTGCAATCCGTAATGAACTCGACATTCCGGTTAAATATGTCGGTCTCGGAGAGAAGATGGATGATTTACAGGTGTTCAATCCGGAACAGTTCGTCCTTGGATTGTTCGGTGATGTTTTTGAAGACAAGACACAGGGTGACTCGACTGAAAAAGACGACACAAACAAAGACCTCGCCTAA
- the smc gene encoding chromosome segregation protein SMC produces the protein MHLKRIELAGFKSFAKRIELDFRPGVTAVVGPNGSGKSNISDAVRWVLGEQSAKSLRGAKMEDVIFAGSEGENHRNVAEVTLVLDNRDEQLRLPYEEVSVTRRVTRSGDSDYFVNKKPCRLKDVIDLFLDTGLSRDAFAIIGQGRVEQVISGKPEDRRAVIEEAAGVLKYRQRKKQAERKLQDTELNLSRVDDILFELADRVEPLREQAALAREYKVAKARHDELETGIMGAEIQLLQREIEQVTVRHAESVQQLSDCDHSVRDLTEERSQLEAALSTLRDELTELNQTEREHSTYVERLTGDIKLAKAQEEHGAEMKDRLLRQREEVSAEMVELETRLQVVRDDLSQKVATLRQTTESRNALQQQLTAASRDFNSEIEAVQSEAFELATTRATISNQQKREQRDIDVAVESKERLLRENKHRLDERSSQEATLNEAREQYEQVQSRFEHLSEKETELREEETTIREKLTRAETSYYDLERRRQKTEDRIEMLERMKQSYEGYFHAVKFVLKERSPGVLGAVAELIRVRPSYEAAIETALGQTQQHVVVRDETVGRREIDKLRKANAGRATFLPMTTIKPRFVPSEVLHRLESMRGFIGVASELVETDESFETLKKSLLGAVLVAETLEVANQIAQSTGYRFRVVTLEGDIVNVGGSMTGGSRKQGVALFTQSRELDDLKQGLTQGLAMLHEQKQRLEEYTDALTNITQALSTLRNEKRTVEVTFREVEAAYRTAERASLDAKSQLELFDHEMMRYEQTIETSTAELERLTIELANTDREQAEIRVRLESLRAEQAKSAESTGQFETLLRQNELDLQRHTLEEERVRHEMDRLTTERNRLKDRLSQLERELARLDSGEVVSSAQLEETLAAAETEFIAIQGRLHELTTTLKSNEEAYRIMRQRVDQATEARRQADTIVRKFETAKQEFELKRQWKLDALEENGLVAELLPELEIPLEDAKEEFKLLVRQIEEIGPVNLNAIEEFDSVHERFTFLSEQRDDLVSAKGDLYDIIAEMDREVTRLFKETYTSVRAHFKQTFTELFGGGEADLKLIDESDLLNTGIDIVAKPPGKKLQTLSLLSGGERALTAIALLFAILKTRPVPFCVLDEVEAALDEANVHRFGEYIRTLSIDTQFVIITHRKGTMEAADTLYGVTMQQNGVSEVLSVELSEAKRVVEMDEEMEESR, from the coding sequence ATGCACTTAAAACGAATCGAACTCGCTGGCTTTAAATCATTTGCCAAGCGAATTGAATTAGATTTCCGTCCCGGCGTCACGGCTGTAGTTGGGCCGAACGGGAGCGGGAAATCAAATATATCGGACGCTGTTCGCTGGGTACTCGGAGAACAGTCGGCCAAATCACTTCGTGGTGCCAAGATGGAAGATGTCATCTTTGCCGGAAGTGAGGGTGAGAATCACCGTAACGTCGCCGAGGTCACGCTCGTCCTTGATAATCGCGACGAACAGTTACGTTTGCCTTATGAAGAAGTGAGTGTGACCCGTCGCGTGACCCGAAGTGGGGACAGCGACTATTTTGTGAATAAAAAACCTTGTCGATTAAAAGACGTGATTGATTTGTTTCTCGATACAGGTCTTTCCCGGGATGCGTTCGCCATCATCGGGCAAGGTCGGGTCGAACAAGTCATTTCCGGGAAACCAGAAGACCGCCGAGCCGTCATCGAAGAGGCAGCGGGAGTCCTCAAATATCGTCAGCGTAAAAAACAGGCTGAGCGTAAATTACAGGACACCGAGTTAAATTTGTCCCGAGTCGATGATATTTTATTTGAATTGGCTGATCGTGTCGAACCGCTACGTGAACAGGCAGCACTTGCAAGAGAGTATAAAGTCGCGAAAGCAAGACACGATGAACTTGAAACAGGCATTATGGGTGCCGAAATTCAGTTGCTTCAACGTGAGATTGAACAAGTGACGGTCCGTCATGCAGAATCTGTTCAACAGTTATCCGATTGCGACCATTCGGTTCGTGACCTTACTGAAGAACGAAGTCAACTCGAGGCTGCACTTTCGACGCTTCGTGACGAGTTGACCGAATTGAATCAAACAGAGCGTGAACATTCGACATACGTCGAACGATTGACAGGTGACATCAAGCTCGCCAAAGCACAAGAAGAGCACGGCGCCGAGATGAAAGACCGTCTCCTTCGTCAACGTGAAGAAGTGAGCGCCGAGATGGTAGAACTTGAGACGCGGCTACAAGTCGTTCGTGACGACTTGTCTCAAAAAGTAGCCACGTTGCGCCAGACGACTGAGTCGAGAAATGCGCTTCAACAACAATTGACAGCAGCCTCGCGTGATTTTAATTCCGAAATCGAAGCGGTACAAAGCGAAGCGTTCGAACTCGCGACAACGCGAGCGACGATTAGTAACCAACAAAAACGGGAGCAACGGGATATCGATGTCGCCGTCGAGTCGAAGGAACGTCTTCTACGGGAGAATAAACACCGTCTTGATGAACGTTCCTCACAAGAAGCGACACTCAATGAGGCGCGAGAGCAATATGAACAAGTACAAAGTCGCTTCGAACACTTGAGTGAAAAAGAGACGGAACTTCGCGAAGAAGAGACGACAATCCGTGAAAAATTAACGCGAGCAGAGACATCGTACTATGACCTCGAACGCCGTCGTCAAAAGACAGAAGACCGAATTGAAATGCTCGAACGGATGAAGCAATCGTATGAAGGCTATTTCCATGCGGTCAAATTCGTCTTGAAAGAGCGCTCCCCGGGAGTACTTGGTGCTGTCGCTGAATTGATTCGTGTTCGTCCTTCGTATGAAGCCGCGATTGAAACGGCTCTTGGGCAGACACAACAACATGTCGTTGTTCGGGATGAAACGGTGGGACGACGGGAAATCGACAAATTACGAAAAGCAAACGCGGGTCGTGCGACATTCTTACCGATGACGACCATCAAACCAAGATTCGTACCGAGTGAAGTGTTGCATCGACTCGAATCGATGCGTGGATTTATTGGCGTGGCATCGGAGCTCGTCGAGACGGATGAATCGTTCGAAACGCTGAAAAAATCACTTCTTGGTGCGGTACTTGTTGCCGAGACGCTTGAAGTCGCGAACCAAATCGCACAATCGACAGGATACCGTTTCCGTGTCGTCACGTTAGAAGGGGACATCGTCAACGTCGGCGGTTCGATGACGGGTGGTAGTCGTAAGCAAGGGGTGGCCCTGTTCACGCAATCGCGTGAATTAGATGACTTGAAACAAGGTTTGACACAAGGTCTTGCTATGCTTCACGAGCAAAAACAACGTCTTGAAGAGTATACAGACGCGTTGACAAATATCACGCAAGCGTTATCAACACTCCGAAACGAGAAACGTACCGTCGAAGTGACGTTTCGAGAGGTCGAGGCAGCTTATCGTACGGCCGAGCGTGCCTCGCTCGATGCGAAGTCACAACTTGAATTATTCGACCATGAAATGATGCGCTATGAGCAAACGATTGAGACGTCGACCGCTGAACTAGAACGATTGACGATAGAATTAGCCAATACGGACCGCGAGCAGGCAGAAATTCGTGTCCGTCTCGAGTCACTCCGTGCTGAACAAGCGAAAAGCGCTGAGAGCACGGGCCAATTCGAAACGTTGCTTCGTCAAAACGAACTCGATTTGCAACGGCATACCCTTGAAGAAGAGCGAGTTCGGCATGAAATGGATCGCTTGACGACTGAACGGAATCGTTTGAAGGACCGTTTGAGTCAGTTAGAGCGTGAGCTCGCGCGACTCGACAGTGGAGAAGTCGTCTCATCGGCACAGCTTGAAGAGACGCTCGCAGCTGCGGAGACAGAGTTCATAGCAATCCAAGGACGACTTCACGAGTTGACGACAACACTCAAGTCGAATGAAGAGGCGTACCGCATCATGCGTCAGCGAGTCGACCAGGCGACGGAAGCGCGACGTCAAGCAGACACGATTGTTCGGAAGTTTGAAACGGCCAAACAAGAGTTCGAATTAAAACGACAATGGAAGCTCGATGCGTTAGAAGAGAACGGACTCGTCGCCGAGCTACTACCAGAACTCGAGATCCCGCTCGAAGATGCGAAAGAGGAATTCAAGCTGCTCGTTCGTCAAATTGAGGAGATCGGACCTGTCAATTTGAATGCAATCGAAGAGTTCGATAGTGTTCATGAACGTTTCACATTCTTATCTGAGCAACGAGACGACCTCGTCAGCGCAAAAGGGGATTTATATGACATTATCGCCGAAATGGACCGTGAAGTGACTCGTCTCTTCAAGGAGACGTATACGAGCGTTCGTGCTCACTTCAAACAGACGTTCACTGAACTGTTCGGTGGAGGTGAAGCGGATTTGAAATTAATAGATGAGTCGGATCTACTGAATACGGGAATCGATATTGTGGCCAAACCACCTGGCAAAAAGTTACAGACGCTCAGTCTATTGTCCGGAGGGGAACGTGCGTTGACGGCCATCGCTTTGTTGTTTGCGATTTTGAAGACGCGTCCGGTACCGTTTTGTGTCCTCGATGAAGTCGAGGCGGCTCTTGACGAGGCGAACGTACATCGATTTGGAGAATACATTCGTACGCTGTCGATTGACACGCAATTCGTCATCATCACGCACCGAAAAGGTACGATGGAAGCTGCAGATACGCTATACGGCGTCACGATGCAACAGAATGGGGTGTCCGAGGTGCTCTCGGTTGAACTGTCTGAAGCAAAACGTGTCGTCGAAATGGATGAAGAGATGGAGGAATCACGTTGA
- a CDS encoding DUF1128 family protein produces MTNEQMIEAILDKMNIINRGAIKAEEYNAADPSAVKEIYEYVMTRSSLSISEVDGIVEELGQLT; encoded by the coding sequence ATGACGAATGAACAGATGATTGAAGCTATTTTGGATAAGATGAATATTATTAACCGCGGTGCGATCAAAGCGGAAGAATATAATGCAGCCGACCCATCAGCGGTGAAAGAGATTTACGAGTACGTAATGACACGTTCTTCCCTTTCTATATCGGAAGTTGACGGGATTGTCGAAGAGCTCGGTCAATTGACATGA
- the rnc gene encoding ribonuclease III, whose product MTKDKRRFDRQGSAQRRRRQEMERARILELFKSLEERLDVQFSDRDLLMQAFTHSSYVNEQRGLRKDNERLEFLGDAVLELTVSRFLYETYPERSEGELTKLRAAIVCEPSLVNFAEAYAFSDFTLLGKGEELTGGRKRPALLADVFESYIGALYLDQGIEAVERFLAEAVFPKVLAGVFEEQTDFKSQLQESVQREGLGPVSYEIIEERGPAHSREFVAHARLSDDIVGEGIGRSKKEAEQLAAKEALIAFNRRYADL is encoded by the coding sequence ATGACAAAAGACAAAAGACGGTTTGACCGTCAAGGGTCGGCGCAGCGACGTCGGCGACAGGAGATGGAACGAGCACGCATCTTAGAATTATTCAAATCATTAGAAGAACGTTTAGACGTTCAATTTTCAGATCGCGACTTACTCATGCAGGCGTTCACCCATTCTTCTTATGTGAATGAACAACGAGGGTTACGGAAAGATAATGAACGTTTAGAATTTTTAGGGGATGCTGTTCTAGAGTTAACTGTATCTCGCTTCTTATATGAGACTTATCCGGAGCGCTCCGAGGGGGAATTAACGAAATTACGAGCGGCGATCGTTTGCGAACCGTCACTCGTGAATTTTGCGGAAGCCTATGCTTTTTCTGACTTCACCTTGCTTGGAAAAGGTGAAGAGTTGACCGGTGGGCGAAAACGTCCGGCACTACTTGCCGATGTATTCGAATCCTATATCGGTGCTCTTTATTTGGACCAAGGAATTGAGGCAGTCGAACGATTCCTCGCCGAAGCGGTTTTTCCGAAAGTCTTAGCGGGTGTATTTGAAGAACAGACTGATTTTAAAAGTCAGTTGCAGGAAAGTGTGCAACGCGAAGGGCTCGGTCCTGTATCGTATGAGATTATCGAAGAGCGTGGTCCGGCGCATAGCCGTGAATTCGTGGCGCATGCCCGTCTCAGTGACGATATTGTCGGTGAAGGGATTGGACGCTCTAAAAAAGAAGCCGAGCAATTGGCGGCGAAAGAAGCGCTCATCGCCTTTAACAGGCGTTACGCAGATTTATAA
- the acpP gene encoding acyl carrier protein: MTKEQILVDVQEAVAEKLGKDVSEITADKSFKDDLGADSLEVMEMVMDLEDKFDITIEDEDAEKLATVGDVVAYIETKV, from the coding sequence ATGACAAAAGAACAAATTTTAGTAGACGTACAAGAAGCAGTGGCAGAGAAGCTCGGGAAAGATGTATCTGAGATCACAGCGGACAAATCATTCAAGGATGACCTTGGCGCTGACTCGCTCGAAGTGATGGAAATGGTGATGGACCTCGAAGATAAATTCGACATCACAATCGAAGACGAGGACGCTGAAAAACTTGCGACTGTCGGCGACGTAGTGGCTTATATCGAAACAAAAGTGTAA
- the fabG gene encoding 3-oxoacyl-[acyl-carrier-protein] reductase, with the protein MHDQVAIVTGASRGIGAAIAKRLGEDGFRVVVNYSGSEQKANDVVTAIVEAGGEAIAVKADVSNADDVKALVKTTVDSFGRIDCLVNNAGITRDGLLMRMKEADFEDVLSTNLKGAFLTSQAVTRPLLKSNAGRIINIASVVGITGNAGQANYAAAKAGLIGLTKSVARELAGRHVTVNAVCPGFIQTDMTDALTDAQREATLEQIPFNRFGQVEEVANLVSFLASEQAAYVTGQTIAVDGGMTMA; encoded by the coding sequence GTGCATGATCAAGTAGCGATTGTGACTGGCGCGTCCCGTGGAATCGGTGCGGCCATCGCGAAACGTTTAGGGGAAGACGGTTTTCGAGTCGTCGTGAACTACTCGGGTAGTGAACAGAAGGCAAATGACGTTGTGACAGCGATTGTGGAGGCAGGCGGAGAAGCCATTGCCGTGAAGGCAGACGTCTCAAACGCAGATGATGTTAAAGCGCTCGTCAAGACGACAGTCGATTCATTTGGACGAATCGATTGCCTCGTCAACAATGCGGGGATTACACGTGACGGGTTACTCATGCGAATGAAAGAAGCCGACTTCGAAGACGTGCTATCGACGAACTTGAAAGGGGCCTTTCTGACATCGCAAGCCGTCACGCGACCTTTGCTCAAATCGAATGCAGGTCGAATCATCAATATCGCCTCGGTTGTCGGGATTACTGGAAATGCGGGACAGGCGAATTATGCGGCTGCGAAAGCAGGGTTAATCGGATTGACAAAATCGGTTGCTCGCGAACTCGCGGGACGTCATGTGACAGTCAATGCCGTGTGTCCTGGCTTTATTCAAACCGACATGACCGATGCCTTGACAGATGCACAACGAGAGGCTACACTCGAGCAGATTCCGTTCAACCGTTTTGGTCAAGTCGAAGAGGTGGCGAATCTCGTCTCGTTCCTAGCATCAGAACAAGCCGCATATGTGACCGGACAGACAATTGCCGTCGACGGTGGCATGACAATGGCGTAA
- the fabD gene encoding ACP S-malonyltransferase, which yields MGKVAWVFPGQGSQAVGMGQTFLDHPETLQAIGRRLGFDLLEVMSSGSKEDLQATEVAQPAIVAHASLLAKAYADKGAAPDVVIGHSVGEYAALVSAGVIDLEEATVLVRERGHLMSDVKDGTMAAVVGMTDLTEAHHITEKISASGDLVQIANLNCPGQFVISGHVDAVEQASVELKTAGAKRVLPLNVSGAFHSSYMMPAATRFQDVLASSPFEAASVDFISNVDAAVHRDPEQLKVLLTKQLYSSVCFEDCVRKAIADGVDTFIEFGPSSPLSGLIKRIDSSVSIQKATTLEEVASLGGEVRA from the coding sequence ATGGGGAAAGTAGCATGGGTGTTCCCAGGACAAGGCTCTCAAGCCGTAGGAATGGGACAGACATTTTTAGATCATCCGGAGACACTTCAAGCAATCGGGCGTCGACTCGGGTTTGACCTTCTTGAAGTCATGTCATCGGGATCGAAAGAAGACCTTCAAGCAACTGAAGTCGCACAGCCGGCCATCGTGGCGCATGCCTCGTTGCTCGCAAAAGCCTATGCGGATAAAGGGGCGGCACCAGATGTCGTGATTGGGCATAGCGTAGGTGAATACGCAGCGCTCGTCAGTGCGGGTGTCATCGATTTAGAAGAGGCGACCGTGCTCGTCCGTGAACGTGGTCATTTGATGTCTGATGTGAAGGACGGAACGATGGCGGCTGTCGTCGGGATGACCGATTTGACAGAAGCGCATCACATCACAGAAAAAATCAGTGCGAGCGGGGATTTGGTTCAAATCGCTAACTTGAATTGTCCTGGTCAATTTGTGATTTCAGGGCATGTCGACGCTGTCGAACAGGCGAGCGTTGAATTGAAAACCGCTGGTGCGAAACGGGTATTGCCATTGAATGTATCTGGAGCGTTTCATAGTTCGTACATGATGCCGGCAGCGACACGATTCCAAGATGTCCTCGCCTCGTCACCGTTTGAAGCGGCTTCAGTCGACTTTATCTCGAACGTGGATGCTGCTGTACATCGTGACCCTGAACAATTGAAGGTGCTATTGACGAAACAACTTTATTCGTCAGTCTGCTTCGAGGATTGTGTTCGAAAAGCGATTGCAGATGGTGTGGACACATTCATTGAATTCGGTCCGTCTTCACCACTTTCTGGATTGATTAAACGAATCGATTCGAGCGTTTCGATTCAAAAGGCGACCACGCTCGAAGAAGTCGCCTCGTTAGGGGGAGAAGTTCGTGCATGA
- the plsX gene encoding phosphate acyltransferase PlsX, translating to MKLAIDAMGGDHAPKAIVEGVKRFVEQYPNESMELFLVGDEVKISSYGLDDPRVTVVPASEIITSEDEPVRAVRRKKDSSLVVAAKLVKEGKADALVSAGNTGALMAASLFIIGRIPGIERPALSPTFPTYTGSGVVVLDVGANPDAKAEHLVDYAIMGSLYAEHVRGIKTPRVALLNIGTEAGKGNALTKDAFPLLEEAPVHFVGNVEAREAMSGDVDVIVTEGFAGNILLKGVEGSSAMLMKMMKEQFTSNLVSKLAALILKPKLRRLKETLDYREHGGAGLFGINAPVIKAHGSSDALAIMSALKQAKIMVDHDVVDKIKRAKAID from the coding sequence ATGAAGTTAGCGATTGATGCAATGGGTGGCGATCACGCACCGAAGGCGATTGTGGAAGGTGTGAAACGGTTCGTCGAACAATATCCGAACGAATCGATGGAACTCTTTTTAGTCGGTGATGAGGTAAAAATTTCCTCATACGGTCTTGACGACCCGCGTGTGACGGTCGTTCCAGCAAGTGAGATCATCACAAGTGAGGATGAACCGGTTCGAGCGGTTCGCCGTAAGAAAGACAGTTCGCTCGTTGTAGCGGCAAAGCTCGTCAAAGAAGGGAAAGCGGATGCCCTCGTGTCTGCCGGAAATACCGGGGCATTGATGGCGGCATCTCTTTTCATCATCGGACGAATCCCGGGAATCGAGCGTCCGGCATTATCTCCGACGTTCCCTACATATACAGGTAGTGGTGTCGTCGTACTGGATGTCGGAGCGAATCCGGATGCGAAGGCCGAACACCTTGTAGATTATGCGATCATGGGTTCACTCTATGCGGAACACGTTCGTGGCATTAAAACGCCACGTGTCGCCCTTCTCAATATTGGGACAGAAGCCGGGAAAGGAAATGCGCTCACAAAAGATGCGTTCCCCCTCCTTGAAGAGGCCCCTGTCCACTTCGTTGGAAATGTCGAGGCACGTGAAGCGATGTCAGGTGACGTGGACGTCATCGTGACAGAAGGATTTGCTGGAAACATCTTATTAAAAGGTGTAGAAGGCTCGTCGGCGATGCTCATGAAAATGATGAAAGAACAATTCACGAGCAATCTTGTATCAAAACTCGCCGCTCTCATCTTAAAACCAAAATTAAGACGATTGAAAGAAACGCTTGATTATCGCGAACATGGTGGAGCTGGATTATTTGGGATCAATGCGCCTGTCATCAAAGCTCATGGGTCGAGTGATGCACTCGCAATCATGAGTGCATTAAAACAGGCAAAAATCATGGTAGACCACGACGTCGTCGATAAAATCAAGCGTGCCAAAGCGATAGACTAA
- the fapR gene encoding transcription factor FapR yields the protein MRVPKKERQRLLQETIEHNPFIKDEELSKQFSVSIQTIRLDRMELKIPEVRERIKHVASEHLDEVKSLSMSEVIGDMIDLKLDDSAISVLDIEKEHVFSRNEIARGHVLFAQANSLAVALINDELALTTKADIRFSRQVHLGERVVAKARVMKLRGDGRTDVTVESYVGEECVFDGDFTIYRRGEEEQA from the coding sequence ATGCGGGTACCTAAGAAAGAGCGGCAACGCTTGTTACAAGAGACGATTGAACACAACCCGTTCATCAAAGACGAAGAACTATCAAAACAGTTTTCCGTCAGCATCCAGACGATTCGGCTCGACCGGATGGAATTAAAAATTCCAGAAGTAAGGGAACGAATCAAACATGTGGCTTCCGAACATCTCGATGAAGTCAAATCGCTTTCAATGAGCGAGGTCATCGGTGATATGATTGACTTAAAACTAGATGACTCTGCCATCTCAGTCCTCGATATAGAAAAAGAACACGTCTTTAGCCGCAATGAGATTGCCCGTGGACACGTCTTGTTTGCGCAAGCCAACTCGTTAGCGGTGGCGCTCATCAATGATGAATTGGCGTTGACCACTAAAGCGGACATCCGCTTCAGTCGCCAAGTCCATCTTGGAGAGCGAGTCGTTGCCAAGGCTCGTGTGATGAAGCTACGTGGGGACGGGAGAACAGATGTCACGGTCGAAAGTTATGTCGGTGAGGAGTGCGTCTTTGACGGCGACTTCACGATTTACCGACGTGGTGAGGAGGAACAAGCATGA